One Tunturibacter gelidoferens genomic region harbors:
- a CDS encoding low molecular weight phosphatase family protein codes for MRTFIFACIHNAGRSQMSAAFFNQLVDPDLAHGISAGTHPAEHVHPVVVDAMREVGIDLSNAKPQKLTAELAKNAEMLVTMGCGDECPYVPSLRRDDWPLPDPKGQGIEIVRQTRDEIKQRVLKLLAREQLNTIPA; via the coding sequence ATGCGTACTTTCATTTTTGCCTGTATTCATAACGCTGGTCGTTCACAGATGTCGGCTGCCTTCTTCAACCAACTCGTCGATCCTGATTTGGCGCATGGTATTTCTGCTGGGACTCATCCCGCCGAACATGTTCATCCAGTAGTCGTGGACGCAATGCGCGAGGTGGGAATCGACCTCAGCAACGCGAAGCCTCAGAAGCTTACGGCAGAGTTGGCGAAAAATGCCGAAATGCTGGTCACGATGGGTTGCGGAGATGAGTGCCCCTACGTCCCTAGCCTCAGGCGTGACGATTGGCCGTTGCCCGATCCCAAGGGACAGGGAATAGAAATCGTGCGCCAAACTCGTGATGAGATCAAGCAGCGTGTTTTGAAGTTGCTGGCGCGGGAGCAGTTGAACACGATTCCAGCGTAG
- a CDS encoding NAD(P)-dependent oxidoreductase: MYEAKEDAMKVLVIGAAGKSGEALVNEALAAGHRVMAFVRGAAQYKKANVRVVAGDVLDAAAVDVAVAGQDAVIDALDGKTPWKVTTMETSAAHNIVDAMQRHGVRRLLKISVMGAGESVKNAGFFNEHVLMRTFLRGLLVDKAGMEAEIERSNLVWTLVRLPMLTDGEKTGVARVLSTEGGEKAARSGGPIWQPSWCSNLKVACMCVRQ; the protein is encoded by the coding sequence ATGTACGAGGCAAAGGAGGATGCGATGAAAGTTCTAGTGATTGGAGCAGCGGGCAAGAGCGGAGAGGCGCTGGTAAATGAGGCGTTGGCGGCTGGGCATAGGGTGATGGCTTTCGTGCGCGGTGCCGCGCAATACAAGAAGGCGAATGTCAGAGTTGTTGCAGGAGACGTGCTAGACGCGGCTGCGGTCGACGTTGCGGTAGCCGGGCAGGATGCGGTCATCGACGCGCTTGACGGCAAGACGCCGTGGAAAGTGACGACGATGGAAACGAGCGCGGCACACAATATTGTCGACGCGATGCAGCGCCATGGCGTGCGGAGACTGCTGAAGATTTCAGTAATGGGTGCGGGCGAGAGCGTCAAGAACGCTGGCTTCTTCAACGAGCACGTACTCATGCGGACGTTTCTGAGGGGTCTGCTGGTAGACAAGGCGGGCATGGAGGCCGAGATCGAACGCAGCAACTTGGTCTGGACGCTCGTGCGGCTGCCGATGTTGACCGACGGCGAGAAGACCGGCGTTGCCAGGGTGCTGAGCACGGAGGGCGGCGAGAAGGCTGCCAGATCGGGCGGGCCGATCTGGCAGCCTTCATGGTGCAGCAACTTGAAAGTGGCCTGTATGTGCGTCAGGCAGTGA
- a CDS encoding efflux RND transporter permease subunit — protein MLSRIIDVCARNRFIVFTGVLLLTLAGIWSLQHVPLDALPDISDVQVIVHTGWAGEPPDVIEDQVTYPIVTSLLAAPHVKAVRAQTMLGDSYVYVVFEDGTDLYWARSRVIEYLQQISGRLPENVHPSIGPDATGAGWVYEYAIVDKSGKHSLADLRSLQDWHLRYALETVPGVAEVASIGGFVKQYQLQLDPNKLLAYGIPLSTVIDKVKISTNEVGGRVLNLSGADYMIRGLGYLRSLDDLATVAVGSKNGTPVLLRDLGTVSFGPDIREGVAEWHGDGETVGGIIVMRQGMNALNVINGVKQKLREIAPSFPPGVQIMTGYDRSDLIEASIKTLQRDLTEEAIIVSLVIIVFLFHFRSALIAIVALPIAVLMSFIPMYWLGVSSNIMSLGGIALAVGVLVDASIVMVENGYRHLSERQENDANPVSESERQSILINSAKQVGPALFFSLIIIVVSFMPVFLLEAQEGRMFRPLAWTKTLAVGSSSILAITLVPVLMVMLIRGRLKPENANPISRVTQAIYLPILKFCLRHRRLTIVVNLIFLLVTFPLATRLGSQFMPALFEGSTLYMPTALPGISIEQAKVLLQQQDRILRSFPEVASVFGAVGRSDSATDNAPLDMYDTTLMLKPREQWPTGMTYEKLIQQMDDKLQFPGLSNTWTSPVENRLDMELTGIKTPLGMKVQGPNVDGIQQLASQLQTVLSGLPQVRSVFAEKVAQGFYVNVEVKREEAARYGLTIADVQTAVSSGIGGQNIAENIEGRERYPINVRYQRDFRDNVDKMRGVLIGTPSRAQIPLGQVAKVSFSHGPAMIRDEDGALTGYIYIDLKNSDYGGFVAQADKLIQNKLALPANYTFQWSGEYELELRAKKRLQLILPVVFFVIFLLLYLVFHSVAEALVLIFPTIYAMSGGLLLQWLLHYNFSVAVAVGYIALFGIAVETGVVMVVYLHEALEHKLQSGKTLTNADVEDAAIEGAVHRLRPKLMTVCAVLASLVPILWESGIGSDVMKPIAAPIVGGMITSTIHVLILVPVFFVMMKERALRKGHLQARNQGSGVTD, from the coding sequence ATGCTTTCCAGAATTATTGACGTTTGCGCCCGCAATCGCTTTATCGTGTTCACCGGAGTATTGCTGCTCACACTTGCCGGTATCTGGTCATTGCAACATGTGCCGCTGGACGCACTACCGGACATTTCGGACGTACAAGTGATCGTTCATACGGGTTGGGCAGGCGAGCCACCCGATGTCATCGAAGACCAGGTGACCTATCCCATCGTCACGAGTTTGCTGGCTGCCCCGCATGTCAAAGCCGTTCGCGCGCAGACCATGCTTGGCGACTCCTACGTCTATGTCGTGTTCGAGGACGGCACGGATCTCTACTGGGCGCGCTCGCGGGTCATCGAATACCTGCAACAAATAAGCGGACGCTTGCCGGAGAACGTGCATCCTTCGATCGGCCCTGATGCGACGGGCGCAGGCTGGGTCTATGAGTATGCCATCGTCGATAAGAGCGGCAAACACAGTCTTGCCGACCTGCGCAGTTTGCAGGACTGGCATCTGCGCTATGCGCTGGAGACTGTGCCCGGAGTTGCCGAGGTAGCCAGCATCGGTGGCTTCGTCAAGCAATATCAGCTACAGCTCGACCCCAACAAGCTACTTGCCTACGGCATTCCGCTTTCTACCGTCATCGACAAAGTAAAGATAAGCACGAATGAAGTCGGCGGTCGCGTCCTTAACTTGAGCGGCGCGGACTACATGATCCGTGGTCTCGGATATCTGCGCTCACTGGACGATCTCGCTACGGTTGCCGTCGGCAGCAAGAATGGGACCCCTGTTCTGTTGCGCGATCTCGGAACGGTGAGCTTTGGCCCGGATATACGCGAGGGGGTCGCGGAGTGGCATGGAGACGGGGAGACGGTCGGCGGAATCATCGTCATGCGCCAGGGCATGAACGCATTGAACGTCATCAATGGAGTAAAGCAGAAGCTCCGTGAGATAGCGCCCTCATTTCCACCCGGCGTCCAGATCATGACGGGTTATGATCGATCCGACTTGATCGAGGCGTCTATCAAAACGCTACAGCGTGATTTGACCGAAGAAGCCATTATCGTCAGCCTCGTCATCATCGTCTTCCTGTTTCATTTCCGTTCTGCGCTCATTGCCATCGTCGCCCTGCCTATCGCGGTGCTGATGTCTTTTATCCCAATGTATTGGCTGGGAGTGAGTTCGAACATCATGTCCCTGGGCGGCATCGCCTTAGCGGTTGGTGTGCTTGTCGATGCTTCTATTGTGATGGTCGAAAATGGCTATCGCCATCTGTCGGAACGGCAGGAAAACGATGCCAACCCGGTATCGGAGTCAGAGCGGCAAAGCATTCTTATCAACTCGGCCAAGCAGGTTGGTCCTGCACTCTTCTTTTCACTGATTATCATCGTCGTTTCCTTTATGCCGGTCTTCCTGCTCGAAGCGCAGGAAGGACGCATGTTCCGGCCGCTGGCATGGACCAAGACCCTGGCGGTCGGCTCCTCCTCCATCCTTGCCATCACGCTCGTGCCGGTTCTAATGGTGATGCTGATTAGAGGGCGGCTCAAGCCGGAGAATGCGAATCCTATCTCACGAGTCACGCAGGCGATTTACCTGCCCATCCTGAAATTCTGCCTGCGACACCGCAGGCTCACCATCGTGGTCAACCTGATCTTTCTGCTGGTCACGTTTCCACTAGCAACACGTTTGGGCAGTCAGTTCATGCCAGCTCTCTTTGAAGGCTCCACTCTCTACATGCCGACCGCTCTTCCAGGCATCTCCATCGAACAAGCGAAGGTGCTCCTGCAGCAGCAGGACCGCATTCTTCGCAGTTTTCCGGAGGTGGCCAGCGTATTCGGCGCAGTGGGCCGATCCGACAGCGCAACCGACAATGCGCCACTGGACATGTATGACACCACTCTCATGCTCAAACCACGGGAGCAATGGCCCACCGGGATGACCTACGAGAAGCTCATTCAGCAGATGGATGATAAGCTCCAGTTTCCGGGGCTCTCGAATACCTGGACAAGCCCGGTCGAAAACCGCCTCGATATGGAATTGACCGGCATCAAGACACCACTTGGCATGAAGGTGCAGGGGCCAAATGTGGATGGCATTCAGCAACTTGCCTCGCAGCTTCAGACTGTTCTTTCAGGGCTGCCCCAGGTGCGATCTGTCTTTGCTGAAAAGGTCGCGCAGGGTTTCTACGTCAATGTCGAAGTCAAACGGGAAGAGGCAGCGCGTTACGGTCTAACGATTGCGGACGTTCAGACAGCGGTTTCATCTGGCATCGGCGGACAGAATATTGCAGAGAACATCGAGGGCCGAGAACGCTACCCCATCAATGTCCGCTATCAGCGCGACTTTCGCGACAATGTTGACAAGATGCGTGGGGTACTGATCGGCACCCCATCCCGCGCTCAGATTCCGCTTGGACAGGTAGCGAAGGTCTCCTTCTCGCATGGCCCTGCCATGATCCGGGATGAAGACGGTGCGCTGACGGGATACATCTACATCGATCTCAAGAACTCCGATTACGGTGGCTTCGTTGCACAGGCAGACAAACTGATTCAAAACAAACTAGCCTTGCCCGCAAATTACACTTTCCAATGGTCGGGAGAATATGAACTCGAACTACGCGCAAAAAAACGCCTACAGCTGATCCTCCCGGTGGTATTCTTCGTGATTTTCCTATTGTTGTATCTGGTCTTTCACTCTGTTGCCGAAGCGCTTGTTCTCATCTTTCCAACCATCTATGCGATGAGTGGAGGGTTGCTCTTGCAATGGCTTCTTCACTACAACTTCAGCGTCGCCGTGGCGGTCGGTTACATCGCACTCTTCGGAATTGCGGTAGAAACAGGTGTCGTGATGGTCGTCTATCTTCATGAAGCTCTCGAACACAAACTGCAATCTGGTAAGACGCTGACGAATGCTGACGTTGAAGACGCAGCCATTGAAGGTGCTGTTCATCGTCTGCGGCCAAAGCTTATGACCGTCTGCGCTGTGCTTGCCAGTCTTGTTCCGATTCTCTGGGAATCCGGCATCGGCTCCGATGTGATGAAGCCGATTGCCGCGCCTATCGTCGGCGGCATGATTACGTCCACCATCCACGTCCTGATTCTGGTTCCCGTCTTCTTCGTCATGATGAAGGAACGGGCATTGCGTAAAGGACATTTACAAGCGCGGAATCAGGGTTCTGGCGTCACGGATTGA
- a CDS encoding TolC family protein, with protein MNVVSLTATLALATAFSAFGQTPVASPPTPLSQLLAEAGANNPQISAADHGAQAARQMAPQVTTLPDPKFTYQQLSVGSPKPFAGYTNSDFAYIGVGASQELPYPRKLRARGEVAERDADTKLAEVEVTKTSIADSIKADYLQLAYLQQTLGILRQNETVLDQLIQDATAHYQVGQGMQQDVLQAQVNRTKIVKEITMHHQLMGQTQAHLKGLLSRDQGSPDIVTEDMMETPLTRTSDELLAVVRQANPQIQVDASSIRKQDAQLVSAKREGKPDFEVGYIYQNTDRKYRDYYMFTFDVRFPRRARVNAEIAEATEKRSESRQTLNAHLQQQLAEVKEGYVKATSDAELLKEYREGLIPQSDAAYRATLNAYASNREQFIHVLSYFTDILSLRLEYAQTLMDHEAALAHLESLTGATLR; from the coding sequence ATGAACGTGGTCTCTTTGACCGCCACGCTCGCGCTAGCCACCGCATTTTCTGCCTTCGGGCAGACGCCGGTGGCGAGCCCGCCCACGCCCTTGTCCCAGCTTTTAGCTGAGGCCGGGGCGAACAACCCACAGATCTCCGCGGCCGATCACGGCGCACAAGCTGCCAGGCAAATGGCGCCGCAGGTCACTACGTTGCCTGACCCGAAATTCACCTACCAGCAGTTGAGTGTGGGCAGTCCGAAGCCGTTTGCTGGCTATACCAACAGCGACTTTGCCTACATCGGCGTCGGAGCGTCGCAGGAATTGCCTTATCCAAGGAAATTACGGGCGCGCGGAGAAGTCGCCGAACGCGACGCCGACACAAAGCTGGCTGAAGTTGAAGTCACGAAAACGAGTATCGCCGACTCGATCAAGGCTGACTATCTGCAACTGGCATATCTGCAACAGACGCTCGGCATCCTCCGGCAAAACGAAACCGTGCTTGACCAACTCATTCAGGATGCAACGGCGCACTATCAGGTCGGTCAGGGGATGCAGCAGGATGTCCTACAGGCGCAAGTGAACCGAACCAAGATCGTGAAGGAGATCACGATGCACCATCAACTAATGGGACAGACACAAGCCCATCTCAAGGGCCTGCTCAGTCGGGATCAGGGATCTCCAGACATTGTTACGGAAGACATGATGGAAACACCGCTCACGCGCACGTCTGATGAGTTGCTTGCAGTGGTCCGCCAGGCCAACCCACAGATTCAAGTCGATGCAAGTTCCATCCGGAAGCAGGACGCGCAGTTGGTGTCTGCGAAGCGTGAGGGGAAACCGGATTTTGAAGTTGGCTATATCTATCAGAATACCGATCGTAAGTACCGGGATTACTACATGTTCACCTTTGATGTGCGCTTCCCGCGCAGGGCACGGGTGAATGCGGAGATCGCAGAGGCCACGGAGAAGCGCTCCGAATCACGACAAACCCTCAATGCGCATCTGCAACAGCAACTCGCTGAGGTGAAGGAAGGATATGTCAAAGCGACGAGCGATGCGGAGCTGCTAAAGGAATATCGGGAAGGTCTCATCCCACAATCGGATGCCGCGTACCGGGCAACACTAAACGCTTATGCGTCCAATCGTGAGCAATTCATTCATGTTCTCTCGTACTTCACCGACATTCTGAGTCTGAGGCTCGAATACGCGCAGACCCTCATGGATCACGAAGCTGCTTTGGCCCACCTCGAATCTCTGACAGGAGCGACACTGCGATGA
- the arsM gene encoding arsenite methyltransferase, producing MAEQILDSIRSKYGAVAQSTLSSDDDGVRAVAEAFGYSTEELTSIPAEANMGLSCGNPAATAHIRPGEVVVDLGSGGGLDVFLASKMVGPQGRAIGIDMTPAMIERARANAMAGGYTNVEFYQSTIEHIPLLDASVDCVMSNCVLNLAPDKSAVFREIARVLKPGGRVAVSDIALKGELPEAVARSMAAYVGCIAGAIKIDEYRAGLLAAGFEHVEILDSGADLNAYTKVENQSGCCSPAMDGESCCAPAPNIASLHTELNDLLKNHDINAAAASVKVYAVKPKATASSPCCGPSCCA from the coding sequence ATGGCAGAACAGATTCTTGATTCCATTCGATCGAAGTACGGTGCAGTTGCACAGAGCACGCTATCGAGCGACGATGACGGTGTAAGGGCCGTTGCAGAAGCCTTTGGCTATTCGACAGAGGAACTAACCTCGATCCCAGCCGAGGCAAACATGGGCCTGTCTTGCGGCAATCCCGCGGCGACCGCGCACATTCGGCCCGGTGAGGTGGTAGTGGATCTCGGTTCCGGGGGCGGCCTCGATGTCTTTCTGGCGTCAAAGATGGTGGGGCCGCAGGGACGTGCAATCGGTATTGATATGACTCCGGCCATGATTGAGCGGGCCAGAGCGAACGCAATGGCGGGCGGCTATACCAATGTGGAGTTTTACCAGTCCACTATCGAGCACATCCCGCTTCTCGATGCTTCTGTGGATTGCGTCATGTCGAATTGCGTCCTGAACCTAGCACCGGATAAGTCCGCTGTCTTCCGCGAGATTGCCCGTGTGCTCAAGCCTGGAGGCCGTGTTGCCGTGAGTGACATAGCCTTGAAGGGCGAGCTACCGGAGGCCGTCGCTCGCAGCATGGCCGCCTATGTGGGCTGCATCGCTGGCGCGATCAAGATCGACGAATACCGTGCCGGTCTTCTCGCAGCAGGATTCGAGCATGTTGAGATCTTGGACAGTGGAGCGGACCTGAACGCTTACACCAAAGTGGAGAATCAGTCGGGTTGCTGTTCCCCCGCGATGGATGGAGAGTCCTGCTGTGCGCCCGCGCCAAATATAGCATCACTCCACACGGAACTGAATGATTTGCTGAAGAACCATGACATCAATGCCGCGGCCGCAAGTGTAAAGGTCTACGCCGTCAAGCCAAAAGCCACAGCGTCATCCCCTTGCTGTGGCCCGTCTTGCTGTGCGTAG
- a CDS encoding arsenate reductase ArsC, which yields MMPHYNVLFLCTGNSARSIIAEAIMNRKGRANFTAYSAASHPAGIVRPEALKQIATAGLSTDGFSSKSWDEFAKPDAPQLHFVFTVCDNAAKEICPVWPGQPMTAHWGVPDPATAVGRPEEIDRAFRDTFSILDRRIALFLSLPLSTLDQLALQKEIDNIGHQ from the coding sequence ATGATGCCACACTACAACGTATTGTTCTTATGCACCGGTAATTCTGCACGCTCGATCATAGCCGAGGCGATCATGAACCGCAAAGGCAGAGCCAACTTCACAGCTTATAGTGCAGCCAGCCACCCAGCAGGCATTGTTCGCCCCGAAGCGCTCAAGCAGATCGCGACTGCTGGACTCAGTACGGACGGGTTCTCCAGCAAGTCATGGGATGAATTTGCGAAACCCGATGCTCCCCAACTTCATTTCGTCTTCACTGTCTGCGACAACGCTGCCAAAGAAATATGCCCGGTTTGGCCGGGGCAGCCAATGACGGCCCACTGGGGAGTGCCCGATCCCGCTACAGCCGTGGGCAGGCCGGAAGAGATTGACCGCGCATTTCGTGACACCTTCTCCATCCTTGATCGGAGAATTGCTCTGTTTCTCTCTTTGCCGCTCTCGACACTTGACCAGCTTGCCTTGCAAAAGGAAATTGACAATATAGGACATCAGTAG
- a CDS encoding TetR family transcriptional regulator, which translates to MTSTSPSRRVERKERLRGEILAAASKMFADRGYEAVTLREIAKEIGYTHAVIYQHFPDKWHILVELSSETIGLMVQNFDAIAAKHLAPKDRLFATSRGLIQFCIAHPQQFRNVFFGPENRNGVRAGQYINDIGAPLFGRFVQLFFDVAKEEGLPNRDDIVVAHTWWFSIFGLATLMVIQGVVPDLPDQTLVVEQTIATLWAGVQAVPRLPKSAISKRSGRSSASKQ; encoded by the coding sequence GTGACATCCACATCACCAAGTCGTCGGGTAGAGCGCAAGGAGAGGTTGCGGGGCGAAATCCTTGCGGCTGCAAGCAAAATGTTTGCCGATCGCGGTTACGAAGCCGTGACGCTTCGCGAGATCGCTAAAGAGATCGGCTATACGCACGCCGTGATCTATCAGCATTTCCCCGACAAGTGGCACATTCTTGTTGAGTTGAGCAGCGAGACGATCGGGCTGATGGTTCAGAACTTCGACGCGATTGCCGCTAAACATCTTGCACCGAAAGATCGTCTTTTTGCGACTTCACGCGGCTTGATTCAATTCTGCATTGCCCATCCGCAACAGTTCCGTAACGTCTTCTTCGGACCTGAGAACCGCAATGGCGTCCGCGCTGGACAATATATCAACGACATTGGCGCGCCGTTGTTCGGACGTTTCGTGCAGCTCTTTTTCGATGTTGCCAAGGAAGAAGGATTGCCAAACAGGGATGACATAGTGGTAGCTCACACTTGGTGGTTTTCGATCTTTGGTCTCGCCACACTCATGGTCATTCAAGGGGTTGTGCCTGACTTGCCTGACCAGACTCTCGTGGTAGAGCAAACGATCGCAACGCTTTGGGCGGGCGTTCAGGCTGTTCCGCGATTGCCGAAGAGTGCAATCTCTAAGCGATCCGGCCGATCCAGTGCCTCAAAGCAATAA
- a CDS encoding efflux RND transporter periplasmic adaptor subunit, translating to MSQKSSMSGDMQPVASGPPDTANEPKPSMSDMRNMKMDASLVPVQLTPERMQSIGVQTGMVEYKQLSDDIRATGTVDINERLLSYVQVRFPGYIRKVFANATYQYVHKGEPLFTIYSPDLVATQQEYLLARQNQKAMSASTIDGVADGAATLSTAAEQRLQQWDIPESEIAKLKESGKPVTDLTINSPVEGYITERNALPNMYAEPSTKLYTVADLSRVWVYAQVFQNDIGRIRPGDAAQIIVDSYPGRVFSGQIEEILPQVDMTTRTVRVRLAMANPGLKLKPGMFVNVDLKTNLGRQLVVPASAVFQSGARQLVFLNHGNGSLEPKEITIGPRVGDDFVVLKGLKPHESIVTSASFLIDSESQLQAAAGSFVPPPQGAGGTASTAKVPAAVQTNVDFATDPNPPQKGNNIFRVKLTGADGTPTTGADITVTFYMAAMPAMGMAAMNTSTKLIDKGNGMYEGSGSLSSGGTYQVTVSAQKNGQVIATKQLRVNATGGM from the coding sequence ATGTCACAGAAGTCGTCGATGTCCGGGGACATGCAGCCTGTTGCCTCTGGTCCTCCCGATACTGCGAACGAGCCAAAGCCATCCATGTCGGATATGCGAAATATGAAGATGGATGCTTCGCTCGTTCCAGTGCAGCTCACGCCCGAGAGGATGCAGAGCATCGGTGTTCAGACTGGCATGGTCGAATACAAACAACTGAGCGACGATATCCGCGCGACCGGCACGGTAGACATCAACGAGCGCCTGCTCTCCTATGTGCAGGTCCGCTTCCCCGGCTACATCCGCAAGGTGTTCGCCAATGCCACCTATCAGTATGTGCACAAGGGAGAACCGCTTTTTACGATCTACAGTCCTGACCTCGTGGCGACCCAGCAAGAGTATCTGCTGGCACGGCAGAATCAGAAGGCCATGAGCGCAAGCACTATCGATGGTGTCGCGGACGGTGCGGCCACTCTTTCGACCGCAGCAGAACAGCGACTCCAGCAGTGGGATATACCCGAAAGTGAGATCGCAAAGCTGAAAGAAAGCGGCAAACCAGTTACGGACCTCACCATCAACTCGCCGGTTGAGGGATACATTACCGAGCGAAATGCTCTGCCAAATATGTATGCCGAGCCTTCGACCAAACTCTACACCGTCGCCGATCTGTCGCGCGTATGGGTCTATGCACAGGTATTCCAGAACGACATAGGTCGCATAAGACCCGGCGATGCCGCGCAGATTATCGTCGATTCGTATCCAGGCCGCGTCTTCTCCGGGCAGATCGAAGAGATCCTGCCGCAGGTGGATATGACGACGCGCACGGTCCGTGTGCGACTGGCAATGGCGAATCCGGGACTCAAACTGAAGCCGGGTATGTTTGTGAACGTTGATCTAAAAACAAACCTGGGGCGTCAGCTGGTTGTTCCGGCGTCTGCTGTTTTTCAATCCGGCGCGCGGCAACTCGTGTTCCTCAATCATGGCAACGGCAGTCTTGAACCAAAGGAGATCACAATCGGTCCTCGCGTTGGCGATGACTTTGTCGTGCTCAAGGGACTGAAACCACATGAATCCATCGTGACATCAGCCAGCTTCCTTATCGACTCGGAAAGTCAGCTACAGGCCGCGGCGGGTTCCTTCGTGCCACCACCGCAGGGTGCCGGGGGTACGGCTTCAACAGCGAAAGTGCCTGCTGCTGTACAGACGAACGTCGATTTCGCCACCGATCCGAACCCACCGCAAAAGGGCAACAACATCTTTCGGGTGAAGCTCACAGGCGCAGACGGAACTCCCACCACGGGAGCTGATATTACGGTCACGTTCTATATGGCAGCGATGCCGGCGATGGGAATGGCTGCAATGAACACAAGCACCAAGCTCATCGATAAAGGCAACGGCATGTATGAAGGAAGCGGTTCGCTAAGCTCGGGCGGCACATATCAGGTGACCGTCTCCGCTCAGAAAAACGGCCAGGTGATCGCAACCAAGCAATTGCGCGTGAACGCGACAGGAGGCATGTAA
- a CDS encoding cupin domain-containing protein — MSNFPTPLEEVIHHNVIKNNKTGGPALDIGPMQLLWRALGENTGYTFSIFETTVVPGMGIPLHKHPFAEFFYVLEGTLSIGHWNSQGAAEWNVYEVGESLVVQPNAPHSFSNKSERPCRVLSVSTYHHERMMKDAVHPDGRTDFLPAQLTQADFEKLTKSMEKNQTFLVTNHA; from the coding sequence ATGTCGAATTTCCCCACACCGCTTGAAGAAGTCATTCATCACAACGTTATTAAGAACAACAAAACAGGCGGCCCGGCGCTTGATATCGGGCCTATGCAGTTGCTGTGGAGGGCACTGGGAGAAAACACGGGCTACACGTTCTCCATTTTTGAAACCACGGTCGTGCCGGGCATGGGGATTCCCCTCCATAAGCATCCCTTTGCAGAGTTTTTCTATGTGCTGGAAGGCACACTATCAATTGGACACTGGAACAGTCAGGGCGCCGCTGAGTGGAACGTGTATGAAGTCGGCGAGAGCTTGGTGGTGCAACCCAATGCACCTCACTCGTTCTCCAATAAGAGTGAGCGTCCGTGCCGCGTGCTGAGTGTGTCAACGTATCACCACGAGCGAATGATGAAGGATGCGGTGCATCCGGATGGCAGGACAGACTTCTTGCCCGCCCAACTCACTCAGGCCGACTTTGAGAAGTTGACCAAGTCCATGGAAAAAAACCAGACATTTCTCGTCACCAACCATGCTTAG
- a CDS encoding ArsR/SmtB family transcription factor, with the protein MARRAQLFDMQQFFQALGDNTRIRLLNLMGDQEVCVCYFVEILGGPQPKISRHLAYLRKAGIVSVRREGKWMHYRIVMPPHIGATQILRQTLDWLKEDKSMQADKARLTKACCSPSKYPALEGAPLPTAITEPCCEAC; encoded by the coding sequence ATGGCAAGGCGAGCGCAACTATTCGACATGCAGCAGTTCTTTCAGGCTTTGGGAGACAATACCCGCATCCGGCTCCTCAACCTCATGGGAGATCAGGAAGTTTGCGTCTGCTACTTCGTGGAAATCCTGGGTGGCCCGCAGCCGAAAATCTCTAGGCATTTAGCGTATCTGCGGAAGGCTGGCATCGTCTCGGTGCGGCGAGAAGGTAAGTGGATGCACTACCGCATTGTTATGCCGCCCCATATCGGAGCAACGCAAATCCTTCGACAGACCCTCGATTGGTTGAAGGAAGACAAGTCTATGCAGGCAGATAAGGCGCGTCTCACCAAGGCTTGCTGCTCTCCGTCGAAATACCCCGCGCTCGAAGGTGCTCCACTCCCCACGGCTATTACGGAACCGTGCTGCGAGGCTTGCTAG